In a single window of the Deinococcus aetherius genome:
- a CDS encoding 5-oxoprolinase subunit PxpA, whose product MTSERTIDLNADLGEGSPHEEFVMPFVSSANIACGGHAGDEGTMQGSLRLAAKHGVSAGAHPGFPDREGFGRREMHFPPGEVTAFVREQIEALKAVAAREGVRLAHVKPHGMLYNMAVKDAELARAIAVAAKGSGLPLYFGLAGEHSVMLREAEALGLEAVGEAFADRGYAPDGSLWPRGQAGALLPHNQAVAQGVRLAREGVGTAVTGETVRVPARTLCLHGDGAEAAELARGLRAALVGAGVRVVAPGA is encoded by the coding sequence ATGACCTCCGAGCGGACCATCGACCTCAACGCCGACCTGGGGGAGGGCAGCCCCCACGAGGAGTTCGTGATGCCCTTCGTGTCGAGCGCGAACATCGCCTGCGGGGGGCACGCGGGGGACGAGGGGACGATGCAAGGCAGCCTGCGCCTCGCCGCAAAACATGGCGTCTCGGCGGGTGCCCACCCCGGCTTCCCCGACCGCGAGGGCTTCGGGCGGCGGGAGATGCACTTCCCCCCAGGGGAGGTGACCGCCTTCGTCCGCGAGCAGATCGAGGCGTTGAAGGCGGTGGCGGCCCGCGAGGGGGTGCGGCTCGCGCACGTCAAACCCCACGGGATGCTCTACAACATGGCGGTGAAGGACGCGGAGCTGGCCCGCGCCATCGCCGTTGCCGCGAAGGGTTCCGGCCTCCCTCTGTACTTCGGGCTGGCGGGCGAGCACTCCGTCATGCTGCGCGAGGCGGAGGCCCTGGGTCTGGAGGCAGTGGGCGAGGCCTTCGCCGACCGGGGCTACGCGCCTGACGGCTCCCTGTGGCCGCGCGGTCAGGCGGGCGCCCTGCTCCCCCACAATCAGGCGGTGGCCCAGGGCGTCCGCCTCGCGCGGGAGGGCGTCGGCACGGCGGTGACGGGGGAGACGGTGCGCGTGCCCGCCCGGACCCTCTGCCTGCACGGGGACGGGGCCGAGGCGGCGGAACTCGCGCGGGGCCTGCGGGCGGCGTTGGTGGGGGCGGGGGTGCGGGTGGTGGCGCCGGGGGCTTAG
- a CDS encoding deoxyguanosinetriphosphate triphosphohydrolase encodes MLTRADLEEREARTLAPYATLSSRSLGREYPEPESATRTAFQKDRDRILHTTAFRRLEAKTQVFLNARGDHYRTRLTHTLEVQQVARSVALTLGLNETLAETIALAHDLGHPPFGHAGERVLHALMAEHGEGFDHNTQARRIVTRLEDRYPDFPGLNLTLDTLDGLNKHDRAGQGPPSLEAQLVDAADALGYTAHDLDDGLRSGLITPAQLAELPLWRELLARVPTASPNLTERDRRTLHRELLGWLITDLTGASEAAIRASGIESAEDARAHTGPNGGRLITYGDAMHALLRETGVFLREHLYRHWRVEMQVEQATRVLTTLFRAFLARPSMLPPQARARAQEDGLPRAVCDFIAGMTDRYATETYAAITPPPAAPNWSR; translated from the coding sequence ATGCTCACCCGCGCCGACCTGGAGGAGCGCGAGGCCCGGACGCTCGCGCCGTACGCCACCCTGAGTTCCCGGTCCCTTGGACGCGAGTACCCGGAGCCCGAGAGCGCCACCCGCACCGCCTTCCAGAAGGACCGCGACCGCATCCTGCACACGACGGCCTTTCGGCGGTTGGAGGCGAAGACGCAGGTGTTCCTCAACGCGCGGGGGGACCACTACCGCACCCGCCTGACGCACACGCTGGAGGTCCAGCAGGTCGCCCGCTCGGTGGCCCTGACGCTCGGGCTCAACGAGACGCTGGCGGAGACCATCGCCCTCGCGCACGACCTGGGACACCCCCCCTTCGGGCACGCCGGGGAGCGGGTGCTGCACGCATTGATGGCGGAGCACGGGGAGGGCTTCGACCACAACACCCAGGCGCGGCGCATCGTGACCCGGCTGGAGGACCGTTACCCGGACTTCCCGGGGCTGAACCTGACCCTGGACACCCTCGACGGCCTGAACAAGCACGACCGGGCGGGGCAGGGGCCGCCGAGCCTGGAAGCGCAACTCGTGGACGCCGCCGACGCCCTCGGCTACACCGCCCACGACCTCGACGACGGGCTGCGAAGTGGCCTCATTACACCAGCGCAACTCGCCGAACTGCCCCTCTGGCGGGAACTCCTCGCGCGGGTGCCCACCGCCTCTCCCAACTTGACCGAACGCGACCGCCGCACCCTCCACCGCGAGTTGCTGGGCTGGCTGATCACGGACCTGACGGGGGCGAGTGAGGCCGCCATCCGAGCAAGCGGCATCGAGAGCGCCGAGGACGCCCGCGCCCACACCGGGCCGAACGGGGGGCGGCTGATCACGTACGGGGACGCCATGCACGCCCTGCTGCGCGAGACGGGCGTCTTCCTGCGCGAGCACCTGTACCGCCACTGGCGGGTGGAGATGCAGGTCGAGCAGGCGACCCGCGTCCTGACGACCCTCTTCCGGGCGTTCCTGGCCCGGCCCTCCATGCTGCCGCCCCAGGCCCGCGCCCGGGCACAGGAGGACGGCCTGCCGCGCGCCGTGTGCGACTTCATCGCGGGGATGACGGACCGCTACGCGACGGAGACGTACGCGGCGATCACGCCTCCCCCGGCGGCGCCGAACTGGTCGAGGTAG
- a CDS encoding NUDIX domain-containing protein, with protein sequence MSDAATGEGTQVIYDGHIVRLELQGGKWEIVRHADAVAILALNDAGEMLFVRQRRRAVDAMTLEAPAGLIDDGESPEEAARRELQEEVGLDGDMTLLTRFYSSPGFCDEELYVLQARNLRESRLDPDEDEDLETVWMPPQAVLDGLRDGTFKGSASTVTAALFAVQLLARGEG encoded by the coding sequence ATGAGCGACGCAGCCACGGGCGAGGGCACCCAGGTCATCTACGACGGCCACATCGTGCGGCTGGAGCTGCAAGGCGGCAAGTGGGAGATCGTGCGCCACGCCGACGCGGTGGCGATCCTGGCGCTGAACGACGCGGGCGAGATGCTGTTCGTCCGGCAGCGGCGGCGGGCGGTGGACGCGATGACCCTGGAGGCCCCCGCCGGGCTGATCGACGACGGCGAGAGCCCCGAGGAGGCCGCCCGCCGCGAGCTTCAGGAGGAGGTGGGCCTCGACGGCGACATGACCCTGCTGACCCGCTTCTACTCCAGCCCCGGCTTCTGCGACGAGGAGCTGTACGTCCTCCAGGCCCGCAACCTGCGCGAGAGCCGCCTGGACCCCGACGAGGACGAGGACCTGGAGACGGTGTGGATGCCTCCCCAGGCGGTCCTCGACGGCCTGCGGGACGGCACGTTCAAGGGGAGCGCCTCGACGGTCACGGCGGCCCTCTTCGCGGTGCAACTCCTGGCCCGGGGCGAGGGGTGA
- a CDS encoding 5-oxoprolinase subunit C family protein: protein MAESSSLTVERPGLLTTVQDAGRRARALGVPEGGAADPVARRLANALVGNPAGAAGLEVTLGGPTLRFHADALVSLCGAPFEARLDGPFPLWRAVPVRKGQTLSIPGTPGGARAFLAVRGGLHGQEVFGSRSTDLRTGFGGLEGRSLRAGDRLSWFPSAPALPPRAFVSPDLHTPTGPDLTLRVLPTPEATPDLLAVLCGSTFTVSGQADRMGARLTEPVPAPHDPTRVSLPNPPGAVQLPPDGRPILLLSDAGTHGGYPTPLVVARVDLPALGQLRPGDRVKFRPVTVEEAHAALLRQERALRGVEGALRWWYKGV from the coding sequence GTGGCTGAGTCCTCCTCCCTGACCGTGGAGCGCCCCGGCCTCCTCACCACCGTGCAGGACGCGGGGCGGCGGGCGCGGGCGCTCGGCGTGCCGGAGGGCGGGGCCGCCGATCCGGTGGCGCGGCGCCTGGCGAACGCCCTGGTGGGGAACCCGGCGGGGGCGGCGGGGCTGGAGGTCACCCTGGGCGGTCCCACCCTGCGCTTCCACGCGGACGCCCTCGTCTCGCTGTGCGGCGCTCCCTTCGAGGCGAGGCTGGACGGGCCCTTCCCCCTCTGGCGGGCCGTTCCTGTGCGGAAGGGACAGACCCTCTCCATCCCCGGCACCCCGGGGGGGGCGCGGGCCTTCCTCGCCGTGCGGGGCGGGCTCCACGGGCAGGAAGTGTTCGGCAGCCGCTCCACCGACCTCAGAACGGGGTTCGGCGGGCTGGAGGGGCGGTCGCTCAGGGCGGGTGACCGCCTCTCCTGGTTCCCCTCAGCCCCTGCTCTGCCGCCCCGCGCCTTCGTATCCCCCGACCTCCACACCCCCACCGGGCCGGACCTCACCCTGCGCGTCCTCCCGACGCCGGAGGCCACGCCCGACCTCCTCGCCGTTCTCTGCGGGTCCACCTTCACCGTCAGCGGGCAGGCCGACCGGATGGGCGCGCGGCTGACCGAACCTGTCCCCGCCCCGCACGATCCCACCCGCGTCAGCCTCCCCAACCCCCCCGGCGCGGTGCAGCTTCCCCCGGACGGGCGTCCCATCCTGCTCCTGAGTGACGCGGGCACCCACGGCGGCTACCCGACCCCGCTCGTCGTGGCGCGGGTGGACCTGCCGGCCCTCGGCCAACTGCGGCCCGGCGACCGGGTGAAGTTCCGCCCGGTGACGGTGGAGGAGGCGCACGCGGCGCTCTTGCGGCAGGAACGGGCGCTGCGCGGGGTGGAGGGAGCACTGCGCTGGTGGTACAAGGGGGTATGA
- a CDS encoding S9 family peptidase: MSERIPLETLTALPTVAALSVSHGGEEVAFYADWTGRFELYVLKLRTRERRQVTNGEAPKGIRAGFVWSHDDTRILFSRDEGGDERQALFEVTVAPGEVRPLQHSPGSMDYAVDAHPDGRRLLVNSTRGGQMNVHVYDLTREGEDAWTALTRQPNTTQGVAWSPDGTRVTLNTNESADLRNLDGHVMNADGSDLRRVLRVREGSRDGVGRWHPDGRRVAVTSDADGHGRVGLLTLESGEVRWLTPADGVTEEEAGEFSPDGRWLSVIRNVESTLTPVLYDTETGQARELRLPPGLAYGMEFALDGTRLLFQHTTTTTRPEVLLYDLETDTPEVLLPAEYGEVDPADFVPGEYVRYPTEGGLHVPAILYRSRSTTPGERFPALVCVHGGPTAQFFRAFSAQLQFLADRGYVVLCPNVRGSTGYGVEWRDANLRDWGGRDLEDVAAGAEYLKTLDFVDPGRVGVFGGSYGGYLSYLAAVKKPGLFKVSVPIVGITDLHRLFEDNSRDMPQLGYYFRTLMGDPVEQAGLWRERSPITHAANLKAHMFMIHGVNDPRCPVNQARGFRDALLAHGREEGRDFEYVEFGDEGHGAGDIAGRTRSYRLLADYLARRL, translated from the coding sequence ATGTCCGAGCGCATTCCGCTGGAGACCCTGACCGCCCTCCCCACCGTCGCGGCCCTGAGTGTCTCGCACGGCGGCGAGGAGGTGGCCTTTTACGCCGATTGGACCGGACGCTTCGAGCTGTACGTCCTGAAGCTCCGCACCCGCGAGCGGCGCCAGGTGACGAACGGGGAGGCGCCCAAGGGCATCCGTGCGGGCTTCGTGTGGTCCCACGACGACACACGCATCCTCTTCAGCCGGGACGAGGGCGGCGACGAGCGGCAGGCCCTTTTCGAGGTGACGGTGGCGCCCGGGGAGGTGCGGCCCCTCCAGCACTCCCCGGGGAGCATGGACTACGCGGTGGACGCCCACCCGGACGGCAGGCGACTCCTCGTGAACAGCACGCGCGGCGGGCAGATGAACGTGCACGTCTACGACCTGACCCGGGAGGGCGAGGACGCCTGGACGGCCCTCACCCGGCAGCCCAACACCACCCAGGGGGTGGCCTGGAGCCCCGACGGCACGCGGGTGACGCTCAACACCAACGAGAGCGCCGACCTGCGCAACCTGGACGGCCACGTGATGAACGCGGACGGGAGCGATCTACGACGGGTCCTGCGGGTGCGCGAGGGCAGCCGGGACGGGGTGGGCCGCTGGCACCCCGACGGGCGGCGGGTGGCCGTGACCAGCGACGCGGACGGGCACGGGCGGGTGGGCCTCCTCACCCTGGAGAGCGGCGAGGTGCGCTGGCTCACGCCCGCAGACGGGGTCACCGAGGAGGAGGCCGGGGAGTTCTCCCCCGATGGCCGCTGGCTGAGCGTGATCCGCAACGTGGAGAGCACCCTGACGCCCGTCCTGTACGACACGGAAACCGGACAGGCCCGCGAGCTGCGGCTGCCGCCCGGTCTCGCCTACGGCATGGAGTTCGCGCTGGACGGCACGCGGCTGCTCTTCCAGCACACGACGACCACCACCCGCCCGGAGGTGCTGCTGTACGACCTGGAGACCGACACCCCCGAGGTCCTGCTGCCCGCCGAGTACGGCGAGGTGGACCCGGCGGACTTCGTGCCCGGCGAGTACGTGCGCTACCCCACCGAAGGCGGCCTGCACGTTCCCGCCATCCTCTACCGGTCCCGGTCGACCACCCCCGGCGAACGTTTCCCGGCGCTGGTCTGCGTACACGGCGGCCCCACCGCGCAGTTCTTCCGCGCCTTCAGCGCGCAGCTCCAGTTCCTCGCCGACCGGGGGTACGTGGTGCTGTGCCCCAACGTGCGCGGCTCAACCGGGTACGGGGTGGAGTGGCGCGACGCCAACCTGAGGGACTGGGGCGGGCGTGACCTGGAGGACGTGGCCGCCGGGGCCGAGTACCTGAAGACGCTCGACTTCGTGGACCCAGGGCGCGTCGGCGTCTTCGGCGGCAGCTACGGCGGCTACCTCTCCTACCTCGCGGCGGTGAAAAAGCCGGGGCTGTTCAAGGTCAGCGTGCCCATCGTCGGGATCACGGACCTGCACCGACTCTTCGAGGACAACAGCCGCGACATGCCGCAACTCGGTTACTACTTCCGCACGCTGATGGGGGACCCGGTCGAGCAGGCCGGGTTGTGGCGCGAGCGCAGCCCGATCACCCACGCCGCGAACCTGAAGGCCCACATGTTCATGATCCACGGCGTCAACGACCCCCGCTGCCCGGTGAACCAGGCCCGGGGTTTCCGGGACGCCCTGCTCGCCCACGGCCGGGAGGAGGGCCGCGACTTCGAGTACGTGGAGTTCGGCGACGAGGGCCACGGGGCGGGCGACATCGCCGGGAGGACCCGCAGCTACCGCCTGCTGGCCGACTACCTCGCCCGGCGGCTGTGA
- a CDS encoding bifunctional riboflavin kinase/FAD synthetase: MKTYVSPSQRPDTETVVAVGSFDGVHLGHQALIAQLKARAREHRVPSVVYTFDPPTRVLTQGVEFLSTLPEKLDLLARYGVDETVAVPFTAEFAARPKEAFLDDLRALHPRAIVVGEDFHFGRGRAGGVADLREVTREVVALPMHQLGGDDIKSTRIRELLKAGDVEGVQRLLGRHYDAQGVVVQGDRLGRTIGWPTANIRVPEGKALPLGVFAVVAITERGPHHQERHHGMANVGFRPTVNGTGRRFEVHLFDYEGDLYGEELQVKFFTRLRGEQKFGSLDELRAQIARDAEAARAALRDVR, translated from the coding sequence GTGAAGACCTACGTCTCGCCCTCCCAGCGCCCCGACACGGAGACGGTGGTCGCCGTGGGCTCCTTCGACGGGGTACATCTGGGCCACCAGGCGCTCATCGCCCAGCTCAAGGCCAGGGCGCGCGAGCACCGCGTCCCCAGCGTCGTCTACACCTTCGACCCCCCCACCCGCGTGCTCACCCAGGGGGTCGAGTTCCTGTCCACCCTTCCCGAAAAGCTCGACCTCCTGGCCCGCTACGGGGTGGACGAAACCGTCGCCGTGCCCTTCACCGCCGAGTTCGCCGCCCGGCCCAAGGAGGCCTTTCTGGACGACCTGCGGGCCCTGCATCCCCGCGCCATCGTGGTCGGCGAGGACTTCCACTTCGGGCGGGGGCGGGCGGGGGGTGTGGCGGACCTGCGCGAGGTGACGCGCGAGGTGGTGGCGCTGCCCATGCACCAGCTCGGCGGCGACGACATCAAGAGCACCCGCATCCGCGAACTCCTCAAGGCGGGGGACGTTGAGGGCGTGCAGCGCCTCCTCGGGCGCCACTACGACGCGCAGGGGGTGGTCGTGCAGGGGGACCGCTTGGGGCGCACCATCGGCTGGCCCACCGCCAACATCCGCGTCCCCGAGGGCAAGGCGCTCCCGCTGGGCGTCTTCGCGGTCGTGGCGATCACCGAGCGCGGGCCGCACCACCAGGAGCGGCATCACGGAATGGCGAACGTGGGTTTTCGTCCGACAGTCAACGGCACCGGGCGCCGCTTCGAGGTCCACCTCTTCGACTACGAGGGCGACCTGTACGGGGAGGAGCTGCAGGTCAAGTTCTTCACCCGGCTGCGCGGCGAGCAGAAGTTCGGCAGCCTCGACGAGCTGAGAGCCCAGATCGCGCGGGACGCGGAGGCCGCTCGGGCGGCGCTGCGGGACGTGCGGTGA
- a CDS encoding DUF6174 domain-containing protein — translation MFKALPPVLLALSLSACVPPQAQNGGARNTEETTVPVGGPAQVGQCAPGYVRPDLAVLERDLAAARERWTAAGVRDYSHDFAQVSAPLRFPTVRVSVRGGMAQAVSLAPGETGEPSPQARATVEDRFANIAQALEAQREQPCPAVEVEYDGRDGHPTRFYSGTRQANVADGWGEWRITNFTRP, via the coding sequence ATGTTCAAGGCCCTGCCGCCCGTCCTCCTCGCCCTCAGCCTCAGCGCGTGCGTGCCCCCTCAAGCGCAGAATGGCGGCGCCCGGAACACGGAGGAGACCACCGTGCCCGTCGGCGGCCCGGCCCAGGTGGGACAGTGCGCGCCCGGCTACGTCCGGCCCGACCTCGCGGTGCTGGAACGCGACCTTGCCGCCGCCCGGGAGAGGTGGACGGCGGCGGGCGTGCGCGACTACAGCCACGACTTCGCCCAGGTGTCGGCGCCGCTGCGCTTTCCCACCGTGCGCGTCTCGGTGCGAGGCGGGATGGCGCAGGCCGTGTCCCTCGCCCCCGGGGAGACGGGCGAGCCGAGCCCCCAGGCCCGCGCGACGGTCGAGGACCGTTTCGCCAACATCGCCCAGGCGCTCGAAGCCCAGCGGGAACAGCCCTGCCCCGCCGTCGAGGTCGAATACGACGGGCGCGACGGCCACCCCACCCGCTTCTACAGCGGCACCCGCCAGGCGAACGTGGCCGACGGCTGGGGCGAGTGGCGGATCACGAACTTTACCCGGCCCTGA
- a CDS encoding 1,4-dihydroxy-6-naphthoate synthase: MTDLAPATLTLDLGYSFCPNDTFIFYALHAGRVASPLPVRERLEDVQTLNDWAVAGRLPITKISYRTSFEVMDRYVALRSGGALGRGVGPLVVAREEIGDLNGRLVASPGALTTAELLLRLAYPEVRLTRMRYDEVMPAVARGEVDAGLIIHESRFTYPEHGLVKLLDLGVWWEGETGLPLPLGAILVRRDLPGEVQRGLNRAVRGSLEYARAHPAEPMEYIRRHALEMSDDVMRAHIDLYVNDFSLDVGEEGERAVRELHRRAVEVGAVRPSSLPLFVEG, translated from the coding sequence ATGACCGACCTCGCCCCCGCCACCCTGACCCTCGACCTGGGCTATTCGTTTTGCCCCAACGACACCTTCATCTTCTACGCCCTGCACGCCGGGCGGGTCGCCTCACCCCTCCCCGTCCGCGAGCGGCTGGAGGACGTGCAGACGCTCAACGACTGGGCGGTCGCAGGCCGCCTTCCCATCACCAAGATCAGTTACCGCACCTCCTTCGAGGTGATGGACCGGTACGTCGCCCTGAGGTCGGGCGGGGCGCTGGGGAGGGGTGTGGGGCCGCTCGTCGTCGCGCGGGAGGAGATTGGGGACCTGAACGGCAGGCTGGTGGCCTCTCCCGGGGCCCTCACCACCGCCGAACTCCTGCTGCGCCTGGCCTACCCGGAGGTCCGCCTCACCCGGATGCGCTACGACGAGGTGATGCCCGCCGTGGCGCGCGGGGAGGTGGACGCGGGGCTGATCATCCACGAGTCGCGTTTCACGTACCCGGAGCATGGATTGGTGAAACTCCTCGACCTCGGCGTGTGGTGGGAGGGGGAGACGGGATTGCCCCTGCCCCTCGGCGCGATCCTGGTGCGGCGTGACCTTCCGGGGGAGGTCCAGCGCGGCCTGAACCGGGCGGTGCGGGGGAGCCTGGAGTACGCCCGCGCCCACCCGGCGGAGCCGATGGAGTACATCCGCCGTCACGCCCTGGAGATGAGCGACGACGTGATGCGGGCGCACATCGACCTGTACGTGAACGACTTTTCCCTGGACGTGGGAGAGGAGGGGGAGCGGGCCGTGCGCGAGCTGCACCGCCGGGCGGTGGAGGTGGGGGCGGTGAGGCCGTCCTCGCTGCCCCTCTTCGTGGAGGGGTGA
- a CDS encoding 5-oxoprolinase subunit B family protein, with protein sequence MSQEGRTTLPEITPLGDAALVVRSPLARELLAELTASPLPGVGEAVPALDVLTVLYDPLVAPPEALTANLAARLAELTGRAGGTGRTLALPVTFDGPDLAWCAERAGLDIPDFIRALCAVPLEVAFLGFTPGFAFLTGLPGELRMPRLDTPRDRVPAGSVALGGPWAGVYPRETPGGWRIVGRTGAVLFDVGREDPVLWRAGDRVTFVEVGGPGG encoded by the coding sequence ATGTCGCAGGAGGGGAGGACCACGCTGCCCGAGATCACCCCACTCGGCGACGCCGCGCTCGTCGTGCGCTCGCCCCTCGCGCGTGAACTGCTGGCGGAACTGACGGCCTCCCCCCTCCCTGGCGTGGGCGAGGCCGTGCCTGCGCTCGACGTGCTGACCGTCCTGTACGACCCGCTAGTGGCCCCCCCGGAGGCGCTGACCGCCAACCTCGCCGCGCGGCTGGCCGAGTTGACGGGGCGGGCGGGTGGGACGGGCAGAACCCTGGCCCTCCCCGTGACCTTCGACGGGCCCGACCTCGCCTGGTGCGCCGAGCGGGCGGGGTTGGACATTCCCGACTTTATCCGCGCCCTGTGTGCCGTCCCGCTGGAGGTCGCCTTCCTGGGCTTCACCCCCGGCTTCGCCTTCCTGACAGGCCTGCCCGGGGAACTGCGGATGCCCCGGCTGGACACCCCCCGCGACCGCGTCCCGGCGGGCAGCGTCGCGCTCGGCGGCCCCTGGGCGGGCGTGTACCCGCGCGAGACACCGGGCGGGTGGCGTATCGTCGGGCGCACGGGCGCCGTGCTCTTCGACGTGGGCCGGGAGGACCCGGTGCTCTGGCGCGCGGGCGACCGGGTGACGTTCGTGGAGGTGGGCGGTCCCGGTGGCTGA
- the purM gene encoding phosphoribosylformylglycinamidine cyclo-ligase, translated as MTQDSKDEGAASAYERAGVSIDAGGQAVALMREAVARTHGPAVLGGLGGFGGLFRPTFTGMAEPVLVASTDGVGTKTKVAARTGRFAGLGADIVNHCVNDILVQGARPLFFLDYVAMGKLRPGVAAEIVTGAAAACEALGVALLGGETAEMPGVYVEGELDVVGTVVGVVDRAALVDGSALQPGDVVIALPSTGLHTNGYSLARMALDALEWGESRVDLGGERLEDLLTVPHRAYLGAFEALRRADVTIHGMAHITGGGLVDNPPRVFPAGVGMQVQTSSWTVPPLFGLIVREANVSREEAFRALNMGVGFLLMVPAAEVTAALTALRAAGETPWVIGEMVEGAGVTFAGNTPGEAVSGVSP; from the coding sequence ATGACTCAGGACAGCAAGGACGAGGGGGCGGCGTCCGCCTACGAGCGGGCGGGCGTGAGCATCGACGCGGGTGGGCAGGCGGTCGCCCTGATGCGGGAGGCGGTGGCCCGCACCCACGGCCCCGCCGTGCTGGGCGGCCTGGGGGGTTTTGGCGGCCTCTTCCGCCCCACCTTCACGGGGATGGCCGAGCCCGTGCTCGTGGCCTCGACCGACGGGGTGGGCACGAAGACGAAGGTCGCCGCCCGCACGGGACGTTTCGCGGGCCTGGGCGCGGACATCGTCAACCACTGCGTGAATGACATTCTCGTGCAGGGGGCGCGGCCCCTCTTCTTCCTCGACTACGTGGCGATGGGCAAACTCCGCCCGGGGGTCGCCGCCGAGATCGTCACGGGCGCGGCGGCGGCGTGCGAGGCGCTGGGCGTCGCCCTATTGGGGGGCGAGACCGCCGAGATGCCCGGCGTGTACGTGGAGGGAGAGCTGGACGTGGTGGGCACGGTCGTCGGGGTGGTGGACCGCGCCGCCCTCGTGGACGGCTCGGCCCTGCAACCCGGCGACGTGGTGATCGCCCTGCCGAGCACCGGACTGCACACCAATGGCTACAGCCTGGCGCGGATGGCGCTGGACGCGTTGGAGTGGGGCGAGTCCCGGGTGGACCTGGGAGGCGAGCGGCTCGAAGACCTTCTCACCGTGCCCCACCGCGCCTACCTGGGAGCCTTCGAGGCGTTGCGGCGGGCGGATGTGACGATTCACGGCATGGCGCATATCACCGGAGGCGGGCTGGTGGACAACCCGCCGCGCGTCTTCCCCGCCGGGGTGGGGATGCAGGTGCAGACCTCGTCGTGGACCGTGCCGCCCCTCTTCGGGCTGATCGTGCGGGAGGCCAACGTGTCCCGCGAGGAGGCCTTCCGGGCGCTGAACATGGGCGTGGGCTTCCTGCTCATGGTGCCTGCCGCCGAGGTCACCGCAGCCCTGACCGCCCTGCG